The following coding sequences lie in one Pseudorca crassidens isolate mPseCra1 chromosome 2, mPseCra1.hap1, whole genome shotgun sequence genomic window:
- the C2H1orf216 gene encoding UPF0500 protein C1orf216 homolog isoform X2, translating into MFAIQPGVAEGGQFPGDAPPGVCQPELQPDSNSNFMASAKDTNENWHGMPGQVEPILTRSFSELPSDNQAFQDPGLPEGEVRSPPEGAEIPGAGPEKMGGASTVCSPLEDNGYASSSLSIDSPSCSPEPACGTPPGPDPPAPLLPSVAQAVQQLQAQERYKEQEKEKHHVHLVMYRRLALLQWIRGLQHQLVDQQARLQESFDTILDNRKELIRCFQQRAAPSTPQDQG; encoded by the coding sequence ATGTTTGCCATCCAGCCAGGGGTAGCTGAAGGGGGGCAGTTCCCGGGGGACGCGCCTCCTGGAGTATGTCAGCCCGAGCTTCAACCAGACAGCAACTCCAACTTCATGGCAAGTGCCAAAGATACCAATGAGAACTGGCATGGGATGCCAGGCCAAGTGGAACCCATACTGACGAGGAGCTTCTCTGAGTTGCCCTCTGACAACCAGGCCTTCCAGGATCCTGGACTCCCTGAGGGGGAGGTCCGCAGCCCACCAGAGGGGGCAGAGATCCCTGGAGCTGGGCCTGAGAAGATGGGTGGTGCCAGCACAGTCTGCTCCCCTCTGGAGGACAATGGCTATGCCAGCAGCTCCCTGAGCATTGACAGCCCTAGCTGCAGCCCTGAGCCTGCCTGTGGGACCCCTCCTGGCCCTGACCCTCCAGCTCCCCTTCTGCCCTCGGTGGCCCAGGCCGTACAGCAGCTGCAGGCTCAAGAGCGCTATAAAGAGCAGGAGAAGGAGAAGCACCATGTGCACTTGGTGATGTACCGTCGCCTGGCCCTGCTCCAGTGGATCCGGGGCCTGCAGCACCAGTTGGTTGACCAGCAGGCCCGTCTGCAGGAGAGCTTTGACACCATTCTAGACAACCGGAAGGAGCTTATCCGCTGTTTCCAACAGAGGGCAGCACCATCCACACCCCAGGACCAGGGCTAA
- the C2H1orf216 gene encoding UPF0500 protein C1orf216 homolog isoform X1: MDDQMFAIQPGVAEGGQFPGDAPPGVCQPELQPDSNSNFMASAKDTNENWHGMPGQVEPILTRSFSELPSDNQAFQDPGLPEGEVRSPPEGAEIPGAGPEKMGGASTVCSPLEDNGYASSSLSIDSPSCSPEPACGTPPGPDPPAPLLPSVAQAVQQLQAQERYKEQEKEKHHVHLVMYRRLALLQWIRGLQHQLVDQQARLQESFDTILDNRKELIRCFQQRAAPSTPQDQG; encoded by the exons ATGGACG ACCAGATGTTTGCCATCCAGCCAGGGGTAGCTGAAGGGGGGCAGTTCCCGGGGGACGCGCCTCCTGGAGTATGTCAGCCCGAGCTTCAACCAGACAGCAACTCCAACTTCATGGCAAGTGCCAAAGATACCAATGAGAACTGGCATGGGATGCCAGGCCAAGTGGAACCCATACTGACGAGGAGCTTCTCTGAGTTGCCCTCTGACAACCAGGCCTTCCAGGATCCTGGACTCCCTGAGGGGGAGGTCCGCAGCCCACCAGAGGGGGCAGAGATCCCTGGAGCTGGGCCTGAGAAGATGGGTGGTGCCAGCACAGTCTGCTCCCCTCTGGAGGACAATGGCTATGCCAGCAGCTCCCTGAGCATTGACAGCCCTAGCTGCAGCCCTGAGCCTGCCTGTGGGACCCCTCCTGGCCCTGACCCTCCAGCTCCCCTTCTGCCCTCGGTGGCCCAGGCCGTACAGCAGCTGCAGGCTCAAGAGCGCTATAAAGAGCAGGAGAAGGAGAAGCACCATGTGCACTTGGTGATGTACCGTCGCCTGGCCCTGCTCCAGTGGATCCGGGGCCTGCAGCACCAGTTGGTTGACCAGCAGGCCCGTCTGCAGGAGAGCTTTGACACCATTCTAGACAACCGGAAGGAGCTTATCCGCTGTTTCCAACAGAGGGCAGCACCATCCACACCCCAGGACCAGGGCTAA